In Camelina sativa cultivar DH55 chromosome 16, Cs, whole genome shotgun sequence, a single window of DNA contains:
- the LOC104753160 gene encoding putative nuclease HARBI1, which produces MDGTHVCVKVKLELQAMYWNRHDYASINVMAICDMNMLFTYVWNGAPGSCHDTAVLSLAQNGDSEFPLPPTDKYYVVDSGYPNKQGFLAPYRSTRNRVVRYHMSQFYTGPPPRNKEELFNRSHASLRSIIECTFGVWKKKWRILTDFPRYDLDIQKRVIIATMGLHNFIRVSNFTDADFVEDFTETQTEDQDNASYELDEAENADGQHMANIRETIATMLWKNQSI; this is translated from the coding sequence ATGGACGGAACTCATGTGTGTGTTAAAGTAAAGCTTGAGCTACAAGCCATGTATTGGAACAGACATGACTATGCAAGCATCAACGTAATGGCAATTTGTGATATGAATATGTTATTCACATACGTATGGAATGGAGCACCGGGTTCATGTCATGATACAGCTGTCCTTTCACTTGCACAAAATGGCGATTCTGAATTTCCATTACCACCTACAGACAAGTATTATGTAGTTGACTCAGGGTATCCTAATAAGCAAGGATTTTTAGCTCCTTATAGGTCAACACGAAATAGAGTTGTGAGATATCACATGTCACAGTTCTATACTGGTCCCCCTCCGAGAAATAAGGAAGAATTGTTTAATAGGTCTCATGCATCTCTTCGATCTATCATTGAATGCACTTTTGGGgtgtggaagaagaaatggagaatTTTAACCGATTTTCCGAGATATGATCTGGATATCCAAAAGAGAGTAATTATTGCAACAATGGGtcttcataattttattagagtttcAAATTTTACAGATGCAGATTTTGTGGAAGATTTTACAGAAACTCAAACTGAGGATCAAGACAATGCATCTTATGAGCTTGATGAAGCAGAGAATGCAGATGGACAACACATGGCAAACATTCGAGAAACTATCGCAACTATGTTATGGAAAAACCAgagtatttga
- the LOC104753161 gene encoding dynamin-2B-like — MEAIDELSQLSDSMRQAASLLADEDPDETSSSRRPATNLNVVALGNVGAGKSAVLNSLIGHPVLPTGENGATRAPIIIDLSREESLSSKAIILQIDNKNQQVSASALRHSLQDRLSKGASGRGRDEIYLKLRTSTAPPLKLIDLPGLDQRIVDDSMIGEHAQHNDAVLLVVVPASQASEISSSRALKTAKEYDPESTRTVGIISKIDQAAENPKSLAAVQALLSNQGPPKTTDIPWVALIGQSVSIASAQSGGSENSLETAWRAESESLKSILTGAPQSKLGRIALVDTEIGDVSVRVTGLKADLVFEVKKRSSGDNASGTTTVDAKDTSLPAVGEPFLFKLGENVKSDLAEIHLHFTSNVEIEETNGTKKKK, encoded by the exons ATGGAGGCGATCGATGAGTTGTCTCAGCTTTCGGATTCGATGAGACAAGCGGCGTCGCTGCTCGCTGACGAAGATCCCGATGAGACCTCTTCTTCTAGACGGCCGGCTACTAATCTCAACGTCGTTGCCCTAGGGAATGTG GGAGCTGGAAAGTCTGCAGTTCTGAATAGCTTAATTGGACATCCAGTTCTG CCGACGGGTGAGAATGGTGCTACACGGGCTCCTATAATCATTGACTTGAGTAGGGAAGAATCACTGAGCAGCAAGGCAATAATTTTAcaaattgacaataaaaatcaacaagttTCTGCAA GTGCCCTAAGACATTCTCTACAAGATAGGCTTAGCAAAGGCGCCTCAGGAAGGGGTCGTGATGAAATATACCTAAAACTTCGTACCAGCACAG CTCCACCCCTGAAATTGATTGATTTGCCTGGACTGGACCAGCGAATTGTAGACGATTCTATG ATTGGTGAACATGCGCAGCACAACGATGCCGTATTACTGGTTGTTGTGCCTGCTAGCCAGGCATCCGAAATTTCGTCATCTCGAGCCCTGAAGACCGCAAAGGAGTATGATCCAGAGA GTACTAGGACAGTAGGAATTATCAGCAAAATTGATCAGGCAGCAGAGAACCCAAAATCCCTTGCAGCAGTTCAGGCTCTTCTTTCAAATCAAGGACCTCCTAAAACAACTGATATTCCATGGGTTGCACTTATTGGCCAATCTGTCTCAATTGCATCAGCACAGTCTGGAGGCAGTGAGAACTCTTTGGAAACTGCTTGGCGTGCTGAGAGTGAAAGTCTTAAATCTATTTTGACTGGTGCTCCACAAAGCAAACTTGGCAGAATTGCCCTGGTGGATACNGAAATCGGAGATGTGAGCGTGAGGGTCACGGGTCTGAAGGCGGATCTGGTGTTCGaggtgaagaagagaagcagcGGCGACAATGCCAGTGGTACCACCACCGTCGATGCTAAGGATACGAGTCTTCCTGCAGTGGGAGAGCCATTTCTGTTCAAGCTTGGTGAAAATGTCAAGAGTGACCTTGCTGAGATCCATCTCCATTTTACTAGTAATGTAGAGATCGAGGAAACAAAcggaacaaagaagaagaagtaa
- the LOC104748994 gene encoding 14-3-3-like protein GF14 iota, whose translation MAKLSEQPERYDEMVETMKKVARVNSELTVEERNLLSVGYMVQKINGHIIKARRASWRIMSSIKQNEECKGNESNVKHIKGYRQKVEDELANISQDILKPH comes from the exons ATGGCTAAGCTCTCCGAGCAACCTGAGCGATACGACG AGATGGTGGAGACGATGAAGAAAGTGGCGAGAGTGAACAGCGAGCTGACGGTGGAAGAGAGGAATCTGTTGTCGGTTGGTTACATGGTACAAAAGATTAATGGACACATAATCAAGGCGAGAAGAGCTTCGTGGAGGATAATGTCGTCGATCAAGCAGAATGAAGAGTGCAAAGGCAATGAATCGAATGTGAAACACATCAAGGGTTATCGCCAAAAGGTAGAAGACGAGCTCGCAAACATTTCTCAAGACATTCTCAAACCTCACTGA
- the LOC104753163 gene encoding zinc finger MYM-type protein 1-like, translating to MLPGNRIRNQPSGCANRKRKDRQDELVKSQTNDILKYVTRTKPPQTDETARSEINKEADEHVTIEEDADEKSVEELVRDDGENLENEHAEEHDKGNKIKGLYKNVDMDDPGNWEKIDRRMRIFLVEKGPPARPPAGYLFPRDGANRCFTYATYTRKMSNGEKQDRKWLKSHETTHHHIICMTRWTELEVRLKKTETIDKHLQEAINKERKHWRDVLLRIIVVVKTLAERNLAFRGGKEKVTDPNSGHFVAFIKMIGGFDAVMKEHIRQIEKVETHYHYLSHKIQNELIELLANELTFLIRCVDISTATPKIEEFFLKFLDIKDKRGEGIFNTLQDVLADLNLNIDDIRGQGYDNGQNMKGKHKGVQKRLLDINPRAFYTPCGCHSLNLALSDMASSSKKAVSFFGIVQRIYCLFASSTNNWEVYQEMVNGTSLKPLSQTRWESRIDSVKPIRFQVSKIRDAX from the exons AGAACTAAACCTCCACAAACTGATGAGACGGCTAGAAGTGAGATAAACAAGGAAGCTGATGAGCATGTTACTATTGAAGAAGATGCAGATGAAAAGAGTGTAGAAGAACTTGTAAGAGATGATGGAGAAAACTTGGAGAATGAACACGCTGAAGAACATGATAAAGGTAATAAGATTAAGGGTCTGTATAAGAATGTGGATATGGATGATCCTGGAAACTGGGAGAAAATTGATAGGAGAATGagaatttttttggttgagaaGGGTCCACCCGCAAGACCACCCGCTGGTTATCTTTTCCCAAGAGATGGTGCTAATAGATGTTTCACTTATGCCACTTATACAAGAAAAATGAGCAACGGAGAGAAGCAAGACAGAAAATG GCTGAAAAGTCATGAAACTactcatcatcatatcatttgCATGACTCGTTGGACAGAGTTAGAAGTGAGATTGAAGAAAACTGAAACTATTGATAAGCATTTGCAGGAGGCAATTAACAAGGAGAGGAAGCATTGGAGAGATGTGTTGTTGAGAATAATTGTTGTAGTAAAGACTCTAGCGGAAAGAAATCTAGCATTTCGTGGTGGAAAGGAAAAGGTAACTGATCCAAACAGTGGGCATTTTGTAGCTTTTATTAAGATGATTGGAGGCTTTGATGCAGTAATGAAGGAACACATTCGACAGATTGAAAAAGTTGAAACTCATTACCATTATCTCAGCCATAAGATTCAGAATGAGTTGATAGAACTGCTTGCTAATGAG CTGACATTTCTAATCCGATGTGTGGATATTTCGACGGCGACACCTAAGATCGAAGAGTTCTTTTTGAAATTTCTGGATATCAAAGACAAGAGAGGAGAGGGGATTTTTAATACTCTTCAAGATGTATTGGCTGATCTTAACTTGAATATCGACGACATAAGAGGACAAGGCTATGACAACGGACAAAATATGAAAGGAAAGCATAAAGGAGTTCAGAAGAGACTACTTGATATAAATCCAAGGGCATTTTACACTCCATGTGGATGTCATAGTCTCAACCTTGCCCTTAGTGATATGGCTTCATCATCCAAAAAAGCTGTTTCATTTTTTGGCATTGTTCAGCGTATATACTGCCTGTTTGCATCTTCAACCAACAATTGGGAAGTGTACCAAGAGATGGTGAATGGTACTTCACTTAAGCCATTGTCACAAACTCGTTGGGAAAGCCGCATTGATAGTGTTAAACCAATAAGGTTTCAAGTTTCAAAGATAAGAGATGCTNGTTAG
- the LOC104753162 gene encoding zinc finger MYM-type protein 1-like has translation MIIVKKIQDAKYFSVILDSPPDVSRKEQLTFLIRCVDVSFFGIVQRIYTLFASSTNNWEVYQEMVNGTSLKPLSQTRWESRIDSVKPIRFQASKIRDALFYLAELSDNPGHRSEAESLAVSETHGIGRFEFLFGMVIWYDLLSAFNIISKTIQSEDMDLEVAIAQLGGLVGYLKDYRETGFQKAKGEATEIAIQMDIEPAFYKKPKRLIKKKKQFGEDAEHVDQSNTLSAEESFRIEYFINIVDQAIVSLEVRFEQFQYYEEIFGFLFGLKKLKSAGDDELMVSCMKLEASLKHDGNSDIEGKDLFVELKLLRGVLPKEITKAVDVLEFLKRMDGCYPNTWIAYRILLTIPISVACAERSFSKLKLIKNYLRSTMSQERLNGLALLSIEQDLVETLDNSKLIDDFASMKARRIIFGDSCTDDAFSFDNM, from the coding sequence ATGATTATTGtaaagaagattcaagatgCAAAGTATTTTTCAGTCATTTTGGATTCACCTCCTGATGTTAGTCGTAAAGAGCAGCTGACATTTCTAATCCGATGTGTGGATGTTTCATTTTTTGGCATTGTTCAGCGTATATACACCCTATTTGCATCTTCAACCAACAATTGGGAAGTGTACCAAGAGATGGTGAATGGTACTTCACTTAAGCCATTGTCACAAACTCGTTGGGAAAGCCGCATTGATAGTGTTAAACCAATAAGGTTTCAAGCTTCAAAGATAAGAGATGCTTTGTTTTACTTAGCAGAGTTGAGTGATAATCCAGGACATCGTAGTGAAGCTGAGTCTCTTGCAGTGAGTGAAACACATGGAATCGGAAGATTTGAATTCTTGTTTGGAATGGTAATATGGTATGATTTGCTTTCTGCTTTCAATATTATAAGCAAAACCATACAGTCAGAGGACATGGACCTTGAGGTTGCTATTGCTCAGTTAGGAGGGCTTGTTGGTTATCTGAAAGATTATAGAGAAACTGGTTTTCAGAAAGCAAAAGGAGAAGCTACAGAAATTGCCATTCAAATGGATATTGAACCagctttttataaaaaaccaaaacgcttgataaaaaaaaagaaacagtttGGTGAAGACGCAGAACATGTTGATCAAAGTAACACATTAAGTGCAGAGGAGAGTTTTAGGATCGAGTACTTCATCAACATAGTGGATCAAGCTATAGTGTCTCTTGAGGTCAGATTCGAACAATTTCAATATTATGAagaaatttttggatttttgttcgGTTTAAAGAAACTAAAGTCAGCAGGAGATGATGAGTTAATGGTATCTTGTATGAAGCTTGAAGCTTCCCTCAAGCATGATGGGAATTCAGATATAGAAGGAAAGGATCTGTTTGTGGAACTTAAACTTTTAAGAGGAGTCTTGCCAAAGGAGATTACAAAAGCGGTTGATGtgttagagtttttaaaaagaatggATGGTTGTTATCCAAACACATGGATTGCTTATCGTATTTTGCTCACAATTCCGATTTCAGTTGCTTGTGCAGAAAGAAGTTTCTCGAAGTTGAAGCTTATCAAAAATTATCTACGTTCGACTATGTCTCAAGAGCGATTAAATGGATTGGCGTTGCTATCAATAGAACAAGATTTGGTGGAAACGCTTGACAACTCAAAGTTGATCGATGATTTTGCAAGCATGAAAGCAAGGAGGATTATTTTTGGTGACTCATGTACCGACGatgctttttcttttgacaacaTGTGA